One stretch of Salmo trutta chromosome 7, fSalTru1.1, whole genome shotgun sequence DNA includes these proteins:
- the LOC115196981 gene encoding arg8-vasotocin receptor, whose protein sequence is MHSSLINGVNQSLVFSPTSDPMMGILGNGTVLPNGSDPFGRNEEVAKIEITVLSITFVVAVIGNVSVLLAMYNTKKKTSRMHLFIRHLSIADLVVAFFQVLPQLCWEITFRFYGPDFLCRIVKHLQVMGMFASTYMMVMMTLDRYIAICHPLKTLQQPTQRSYIMIISTWMSSLVLSMPQYFIFSLSEIKNGSEVYDCWGHFIEPWGVKAYITWITVSIFLIPVFILMIFYGFICNSIWKNIKYKTKKTPVGGASKNGLMGKSSVSSVTTISRAKLRTVKMTFVIVLAYIICWSPFFIVQMWSVWDENFAWDESENTAVSLSALLASLNSCCNPWIYMIFSGHLLHDFTLCFPCCNNLLHKFKKEDSDNSLRRNTLLSKMTNPSPTCSSGTWKDPDNWTKSSVPSIQTET, encoded by the exons ATGCACTCCTCTCTTATTAACGGAGTCAACCAGTCTCTGGTTTTCAGTCCTACGAGTGATCCGATGATGGGGATTCTTGGCAATGGCACCGTCCTCCCGAACGGGAGCGATCCTTTTGGTAGAAACGAAGAGGTCGCCAAAATAGAGATCACGGTCCTGAGCATCACCTTTGTGGTGGCCGTGATTGGGAACGTCAGTGTCTTGCTGGCCATGTACAACACCAAGAAAAAGACGTCGAGAATGCACCTCTTCATCCGGCACCTTAGTATCGCTGACCTAGTGGTCGCCTTCTTCCAGGTCCTTCCGCAGCTATGCTGGGAGATCACCTTCCGCTTCTACGGACCAGATTTCCTGTGCAGGATAGTGAAGCACCTCCAGGTGATGGGCATGTTCGCCTCCACCtacatgatggtgatgatgacccTGGACCGTTACATCGCCATCTGTCACCCTCTGAAGACCCTCCAGCAGCCCACCCAGCGGTCTTACATCATGATCATTAGCACCTGGATGAGTAGTCTGGTCCTCAGCATGCCGCAGTACTTTATCTTCTCCCTGAGTGAGATCAAGAACGGCTCGGAGGTCTACGACTGCTGGGGCCACTTCATAGAACCGTGGGGCGTAAAAGCGTACATTACCTGGATAACCGTTAGCATCTTCCTCATCCCGGTGTTCATTCTGATGATATTCTACGGGTTCATCTGCAACAGCATATGGAAAAATATCAAGTATAAGACCAAGAAGACACCCGTGGGAGGTGCGTCTAAAAACGGTCTCATGGGCAAGAGCTCGGTTAGCAGCGTCACCACTATATCCAGAGCGAAGTTGAGAACGGTCAAAATGACTTTTGTGATCGTTCTGGCGTACATTATTTGCTGGTCACCTTTCTTCATAGTACAGATGTGGTCGGTTTGGGATGAGAACTTCGCATGGGATG AGTCTGAGAACACGGCTGTCTCACTGTCCGCGCTCCTCGCGAGTCTTAACAGCTGCTGTAACCCGTGGATATACATGATCTTCAGCGGGCATCTCCTACACGACTTTACTCTCTGTTTCCCGTGCTGTAATAACTTACTCCACAAGTTCAAGAAAGAGGACTCTGACAACAGTCTCCGGAGAAATACGCTATTGAGTAAAATGACCAACCCGAGCCCAACATGCAGTTCGGGCACATGGAAAGACCCTGACAACTGGACCAAGTCCTCCGTTCCATCTATCCAAACGGAGACCTAA